Proteins encoded within one genomic window of Castellaniella sp.:
- the hutG gene encoding formimidoylglutamase: MTQDTNPWHGRNDAGEQGDTRRLFQIVQTGPLACQANEAVVLGFASDAGVRRNQGRPGARLAPHAIRRMMAGLPAHDLSVLWDAGDIPCEGDALEQAQAKLGDQVGQILDTGARLVVLGGGHEMAWGSFQGLHAHLSNQDQEAARSILIINLDAHFDLRTSRPGSSGTPFDQILAFCGQQNQPVTYAVFGISRLGNTAGLFQHAKDLGVFYIEDTDMQERHLDARLADLNSLINQADHIYLTIDLDCLPAAVAPGVSAPAAFGIPMTVVEAVVRHVKASGKLRLADLAEMNPEYDIDQHTARLAARLAWMLLAP; encoded by the coding sequence ATGACGCAAGACACGAATCCCTGGCACGGCCGCAACGACGCGGGCGAACAGGGCGATACCCGTCGGCTGTTTCAGATCGTGCAAACAGGGCCCCTGGCCTGCCAGGCAAACGAGGCCGTGGTGCTTGGATTTGCCAGCGATGCCGGCGTGCGCCGCAATCAAGGACGCCCCGGCGCCCGGCTGGCGCCGCACGCCATCCGCCGCATGATGGCCGGACTGCCCGCCCATGACTTGTCCGTCTTGTGGGATGCCGGCGACATCCCCTGCGAGGGCGATGCCCTGGAACAGGCGCAGGCCAAGCTGGGTGATCAGGTGGGCCAGATTCTCGATACGGGTGCACGGCTGGTGGTGCTGGGCGGGGGCCATGAAATGGCCTGGGGCAGCTTCCAGGGTCTGCACGCCCATCTCTCGAACCAAGATCAAGAGGCAGCGCGATCCATTCTGATCATCAATCTTGACGCACACTTCGACCTGAGGACCAGCCGACCGGGCAGTTCAGGCACGCCCTTCGACCAGATTCTGGCGTTTTGCGGTCAGCAGAATCAGCCTGTCACCTATGCCGTCTTCGGCATTTCACGGCTCGGCAATACTGCCGGGCTGTTCCAGCATGCGAAGGACTTGGGTGTCTTCTACATAGAAGACACAGACATGCAAGAGCGCCATCTCGACGCCAGACTGGCGGACCTGAACAGCCTGATCAATCAGGCCGACCATATCTATCTGACGATCGACCTGGATTGCCTGCCCGCAGCCGTCGCGCCGGGCGTATCGGCGCCTGCGGCCTTCGGCATCCCGATGACGGTGGTCGAGGCCGTGGTCCGGCACGTCAAGGCCAGCGGCAAGCTGCGCTTAGCCGATCTGGCGGAAATGAACCCGGAATATGATATTGACCAGCATACTGCCCGCTTGGCGGCGCGGCTGGCTTGGATGTTGTTGGCGCCTTGA
- a CDS encoding amino acid ABC transporter ATP-binding protein: protein MTAPAMIKIHQLHKSYGSNDVLKGVDLEVNQSQVVVVIGPSGSGKSTLLRCCNGLEVPQKGTIDICDHRLVADGRLLADKDLNKLRMQVGMVFQSFNLFPHLSVLENVTVGPRTLRGMNAADSEVLARQLLTKVGLAEKVDAMPASLSGGQKQRVAIARALAMEPKVMLFDEPTSALDPELVGEVLSVMKLLVKEGMTMMVVTHEMGFAREMADMVVVMDGGNIIEADVPDVIFTAPKEERTRSFLQAVLKK from the coding sequence ATGACGGCCCCAGCCATGATCAAAATCCACCAATTACACAAGTCGTACGGCAGCAACGATGTGCTCAAGGGCGTCGATCTCGAGGTCAATCAGTCCCAGGTGGTGGTCGTCATCGGCCCCAGCGGGTCGGGCAAGAGCACCCTGCTGCGTTGCTGCAACGGCCTGGAAGTGCCGCAAAAAGGCACCATCGATATCTGCGATCACCGCCTGGTGGCCGACGGGCGCCTGCTCGCCGATAAAGACCTGAACAAGCTGCGGATGCAGGTCGGCATGGTGTTTCAATCATTCAACCTGTTTCCCCACCTGTCTGTCCTGGAAAACGTGACGGTGGGGCCGCGGACACTGCGCGGCATGAACGCTGCGGATTCCGAAGTCCTGGCTCGCCAACTGCTTACCAAAGTGGGACTGGCGGAAAAAGTCGATGCCATGCCAGCCAGCCTGTCGGGCGGACAGAAGCAGCGTGTCGCCATCGCCCGCGCGCTTGCCATGGAGCCCAAGGTCATGCTGTTTGACGAACCCACCTCGGCACTGGACCCCGAGCTGGTCGGCGAAGTGCTGAGCGTCATGAAATTGCTCGTCAAGGAAGGCATGACCATGATGGTGGTGACCCACGAAATGGGATTTGCCCGTGAAATGGCTGATATGGTCGTCGTGATGGATGGCGGGAATATCATCGAAGCCGACGTGCCTGACGTGATTTTCACAGCGCCGAAGGAAGAACGGACCCGCTCGTTCTTGCAGGCGGTACTCAAGAAGTAA
- a CDS encoding amino acid ABC transporter permease: MNFDFTPALTDWTALLSGAIVTIEVTLSALVLSCLLGLLIGIGRLNPQRKTAYGICSIYLSCFRGTPLLVQLFIWFFGLPRFGILLPAFVCGVVGLGMYSASYVSEIVRGAIQSIDRGQMEAARSLGMSSRQAMLKIILPQAFVRMIPPLGNEFISLIKNSALVSLVTIHDLMHEGQKIISVSYRSLEIYLVIAVIYWIMTTTTTIILHRIELRMKAGGMVQ, from the coding sequence ATGAATTTTGATTTCACGCCGGCCCTGACCGACTGGACGGCGCTGCTCAGCGGCGCCATCGTCACCATCGAAGTGACGCTCAGCGCGCTAGTGCTGTCTTGCCTGCTGGGCCTGCTGATCGGGATCGGACGCCTGAACCCACAACGCAAGACAGCTTACGGGATCTGCAGCATCTACCTGTCGTGCTTTCGCGGCACCCCGCTGCTGGTGCAGTTGTTCATCTGGTTCTTTGGCTTGCCGCGATTCGGCATCCTGTTGCCGGCCTTCGTCTGCGGCGTCGTGGGGCTGGGTATGTATTCGGCATCCTATGTGTCGGAGATCGTACGGGGTGCCATCCAGTCCATTGATCGCGGCCAGATGGAAGCCGCGCGATCGCTGGGCATGTCGTCCCGACAAGCCATGCTCAAGATCATCCTGCCCCAGGCATTCGTGCGTATGATCCCGCCGCTGGGCAATGAATTCATTTCACTGATCAAGAACTCGGCGCTGGTGTCGCTGGTGACGATTCACGACCTGATGCATGAAGGCCAGAAAATCATCAGTGTTTCCTATCGCTCGCTTGAGATTTACCTGGTGATCGCCGTGATCTATTGGATCATGACGACCACGACAACCATAATTCTGCATCGCATCGAATTGCGCATGAAAGCCGGAGGGATGGTGCAATGA
- a CDS encoding transporter substrate-binding domain-containing protein codes for MTLSKKLISAALAISMSGFAAASLAASNTIRIVTDPTFPPMEFTESGVRTGFDIELTEALAKEAGLTIEWTDIDFKGLIPAVISGRADAAVSAIYITEARSQVVDFTHSYYAGGLVVLTKKDGPIKTLKDLDGKKVSVQVGTKSVKYLQEHYPDVQRVEVEKNQEMFNLVEVGRTDAAVTGKPAAKLYAQSHPDLTVLNEQITTEEYGIAVSKNQPKTLQALNEALGRLKANGTYDKIVNKWFEGDAQ; via the coding sequence ATGACACTGAGCAAGAAACTCATCTCCGCTGCGCTTGCCATCTCCATGAGCGGCTTTGCAGCTGCCAGCCTGGCCGCATCGAACACAATCCGCATCGTGACCGACCCGACCTTTCCCCCCATGGAGTTCACGGAATCAGGGGTGCGCACGGGCTTTGACATTGAACTGACGGAAGCACTGGCCAAAGAAGCTGGCCTGACCATCGAATGGACCGACATCGATTTCAAAGGCCTGATTCCCGCAGTCATCTCGGGGCGCGCCGATGCTGCCGTCTCGGCCATCTACATCACGGAGGCCCGCAGCCAGGTCGTGGATTTCACGCACTCCTATTACGCTGGCGGCCTGGTTGTCCTGACCAAGAAGGACGGCCCGATCAAAACCCTGAAGGACCTGGATGGCAAGAAAGTCTCCGTCCAGGTCGGCACAAAATCCGTGAAGTATCTGCAAGAACACTATCCCGACGTCCAGCGCGTTGAAGTCGAGAAAAACCAGGAAATGTTCAACCTGGTCGAAGTGGGTCGCACCGATGCCGCCGTGACAGGCAAGCCGGCTGCCAAGCTGTATGCGCAATCACACCCCGACCTGACGGTGCTGAACGAGCAGATCACCACGGAAGAATACGGCATCGCCGTCAGCAAGAACCAGCCCAAAACCTTGCAAGCCCTGAACGAGGCACTGGGCCGTCTGAAGGCCAATGGTACTTATGACAAGATCGTCAATAAATGGTTTGAAGGCGACGCGCAATGA
- a CDS encoding IclR family transcriptional regulator encodes MQADPIKGGAERVLFILSVLARLGRSVSMTDLISETGLAKSTLYRQLALLKRWGFIIDSNNEYLPGPMCVSLAWGFEQSSYLRQEAREELEQLSTSSNESAGLMVAVNNQVVCLEMIESRQPLRCSFVKGRSLPLLSGASAKALLAFMAKDRQRAALKDLQTRNLITDESRTALEGELAQIQTQGYACSISEVDEGVWGVSAPIFQQTSHAIAVVTLMVPSTRIENRTQNLISMTTRVAARISSRLQSH; translated from the coding sequence ATGCAAGCGGACCCCATCAAAGGCGGAGCTGAGCGAGTACTGTTCATCCTGTCCGTGCTGGCTAGACTGGGACGCTCGGTTTCCATGACCGATCTGATTTCAGAGACGGGTCTGGCAAAAAGCACCTTGTACCGGCAACTGGCTTTGCTCAAGCGTTGGGGCTTCATCATCGACAGCAACAACGAGTACTTACCCGGCCCCATGTGTGTATCGCTGGCCTGGGGATTCGAACAATCTTCCTATCTGCGGCAGGAAGCCCGCGAAGAACTTGAACAGCTTTCCACCAGCAGCAACGAATCCGCCGGCTTGATGGTCGCCGTCAACAATCAGGTGGTCTGCCTGGAAATGATCGAAAGTCGCCAGCCCCTGCGCTGCTCTTTCGTCAAGGGACGCAGCCTGCCCTTGCTGAGCGGCGCATCCGCCAAGGCACTGCTGGCGTTCATGGCAAAGGATCGCCAGCGCGCCGCCCTGAAAGACTTGCAAACCCGCAATCTGATCACAGACGAATCCCGCACCGCGCTGGAAGGCGAATTGGCCCAGATCCAGACCCAGGGATATGCCTGTTCCATCAGCGAAGTGGATGAAGGGGTCTGGGGCGTGAGTGCGCCCATTTTTCAGCAGACCAGCCACGCGATTGCCGTGGTGACCCTGATGGTACCCAGCACCCGCATTGAAAACCGCACGCAGAATCTCATCAGCATGACCACCCGTGTGGCTGCACGCATTTCGTCTCGGCTACAAAGCCACTAA
- a CDS encoding lipid A biosynthesis lauroyl acyltransferase produces the protein MKKKTQAAMLSGLLRILSILPYGLVARLGEALGSLLYLIPGKRRHILHTNLRLCFPEKSESQRKRLARANFQHVIRSYLERGLQWYGSAHAITSLVELDSAIELQDRYDQPTIFLGFHFTAIEAACMYYSIQHPVASIYTPMSDETTDTISREQRSRFGSLMIPRHHSARHILSILKAGQPIMLAADMDFGLRDSVFVPFFGVPACTLTAVSRLARLSGARVVPFVAEVLPNYRGYKLRIYPALPTFPSGDDQADALAMNQFLETRIREMPEQYYWVHRRFKRRPPGEAPVY, from the coding sequence ATGAAAAAGAAAACCCAGGCTGCCATGCTTTCGGGCTTGCTTCGCATCCTCTCTATCCTGCCCTACGGGCTGGTTGCCCGGCTGGGTGAAGCCCTGGGTTCCCTGTTGTACCTGATTCCCGGCAAGCGTCGACATATTCTGCACACCAATTTGCGCCTGTGCTTCCCGGAAAAGTCCGAGTCCCAGCGCAAACGCCTGGCCCGTGCCAATTTTCAGCACGTCATTCGCAGCTACCTGGAGCGCGGCCTGCAGTGGTATGGCAGCGCGCATGCCATCACCAGTCTGGTCGAACTGGACAGCGCCATCGAACTGCAGGACCGCTACGACCAGCCGACCATTTTCCTGGGATTTCATTTCACCGCCATCGAAGCCGCCTGTATGTACTATTCGATACAGCACCCGGTCGCCTCCATCTACACGCCAATGTCGGACGAAACAACGGACACGATTTCCAGGGAACAACGCTCACGATTTGGCTCTCTGATGATTCCGCGCCACCATAGCGCCCGTCATATCTTGAGCATCTTGAAAGCCGGTCAGCCCATCATGCTGGCCGCAGACATGGACTTCGGGCTGCGCGATTCGGTGTTCGTGCCGTTCTTCGGCGTGCCTGCCTGTACGCTGACTGCCGTGTCGCGCCTCGCGCGCCTCAGCGGCGCGCGCGTCGTTCCCTTTGTCGCGGAAGTGCTGCCCAACTATCGCGGCTACAAGCTACGAATCTATCCGGCGCTGCCGACCTTCCCCAGCGGGGACGATCAGGCAGACGCCCTGGCGATGAACCAGTTTCTCGAAACACGCATCCGCGAAATGCCTGAGCAATACTACTGGGTGCATCGCCGGTTCAAGCGCCGCCCGCCAGGCGAAGCGCCAGTTTACTGA
- a CDS encoding protein-methionine-sulfoxide reductase heme-binding subunit MsrQ, with amino-acid sequence MTDKNSHARQRCVQPITQGQSTARPQRHSSTGGRLVLGLCIHLFGLFPLVRWVVLGYVGSLSANPQEFLTRSSGIWALVFLWVTLAVTPVRRLTGWNGLLRQRRKLGLYAFFYTMLHVIAWALWDRGAVLAAMWTDIWQRDFIGIGTLATLCLVPLAVTSTHRWMRRLGRWWTRLHWLIYPAAIFSILHFIWMRAGKNDFFEPQVYAVVLVVMLGIRLAWRLWGTCPGRRSARH; translated from the coding sequence ATGACTGATAAGAACAGTCATGCACGACAAAGATGCGTTCAGCCAATCACTCAAGGCCAGAGCACCGCACGTCCTCAGCGGCATTCATCAACTGGCGGCCGCCTGGTACTTGGACTGTGTATTCACCTATTTGGGCTGTTCCCGCTTGTCCGCTGGGTAGTGCTTGGGTACGTCGGCAGCCTCAGCGCCAATCCGCAGGAGTTCCTGACCCGCTCCAGCGGAATCTGGGCACTGGTCTTCCTCTGGGTCACGCTTGCCGTGACGCCCGTTCGACGGCTGACCGGCTGGAACGGTCTTCTGCGCCAGCGTCGCAAATTGGGGCTATACGCATTTTTCTACACGATGCTGCACGTCATCGCCTGGGCACTCTGGGACCGAGGCGCAGTGCTGGCAGCCATGTGGACGGACATCTGGCAGCGCGACTTCATCGGCATCGGCACGCTTGCCACGCTTTGCCTAGTGCCGCTGGCCGTGACCTCCACCCACCGATGGATGCGTCGACTTGGCCGCTGGTGGACCCGCCTGCATTGGCTGATTTACCCCGCCGCCATTTTCTCGATCTTGCACTTCATCTGGATGCGTGCTGGAAAAAACGACTTTTTCGAGCCGCAGGTCTATGCCGTGGTGCTTGTCGTGATGCTCGGCATACGGCTCGCGTGGCGGTTATGGGGAACCTGCCCTGGGCGACGGTCTGCCCGGCACTGA
- the msrP gene encoding protein-methionine-sulfoxide reductase catalytic subunit MsrP, whose amino-acid sequence MQRPWKTDVAPSDITPESVWRGRRRLLQGAALAPLALGASPLAHAALDDQPTGPVLPAQRNTEWSTNEAVNSWQEITTYNNFYEFGTGKGDPAQYANKMQLSPWTVQIDGAVRKPITLDIDDLRRLAPLEERVYRLRCVEAWSLVIPWAGYSLAHLLKHVEPTEEAKYVVFTTVVQPEAMPGVRSNILDWPYVEGLRMDEAMHPLTLLTFGLYGHDLPAQDGAPMRIVVPWKYGFKSGKSLVRIHLQSTQPTTSWMRAAPQEYGFYANVNPAVPHPRWSQATERRIGSGFFAARIPTRPFNGYEKDVADLYKGMDLRRNF is encoded by the coding sequence ATGCAGCGCCCCTGGAAAACAGATGTGGCCCCGTCGGACATCACACCAGAATCCGTCTGGCGAGGTCGGCGACGACTCTTGCAGGGTGCTGCGCTTGCGCCACTTGCGCTGGGGGCTTCCCCCCTGGCTCACGCGGCGCTTGACGACCAGCCCACCGGGCCCGTACTTCCTGCGCAGCGCAACACTGAATGGTCGACCAACGAAGCCGTCAATAGCTGGCAGGAAATAACCACCTACAACAATTTCTATGAATTCGGCACCGGCAAGGGCGATCCCGCACAATACGCCAACAAGATGCAGCTGAGTCCCTGGACAGTGCAGATCGATGGAGCCGTGCGCAAACCCATCACGCTGGATATCGACGACCTGCGCAGACTTGCCCCCCTTGAAGAGCGCGTCTACCGGCTGCGCTGCGTAGAGGCATGGTCCTTGGTAATCCCCTGGGCCGGCTACTCGCTCGCGCACTTGCTCAAGCATGTCGAGCCCACTGAGGAAGCCAAATACGTGGTCTTTACAACCGTGGTGCAGCCCGAAGCTATGCCGGGCGTGCGCAGCAATATCCTGGACTGGCCCTACGTCGAAGGATTGCGCATGGACGAAGCCATGCATCCGCTGACGCTACTCACCTTCGGACTTTACGGCCACGATCTACCCGCGCAGGACGGTGCCCCCATGCGCATCGTCGTCCCATGGAAGTACGGCTTCAAATCGGGTAAGTCGCTGGTCCGGATTCACCTGCAATCCACCCAGCCGACCACAAGCTGGATGCGCGCAGCGCCCCAGGAGTACGGCTTTTATGCCAATGTAAATCCGGCAGTACCCCATCCACGCTGGAGTCAGGCGACCGAACGCCGTATCGGCTCGGGCTTCTTTGCGGCCCGCATCCCAACACGGCCTTTTAACGGCTACGAGAAGGACGTGGCAGACCTCTACAAGGGCATGGATTTGCGTCGGAACTTCTAA
- a CDS encoding Zeta toxin family protein, with product MAQCQTFINADLIAAGLSPLNPEREQLAASRLYLAEIDRCERACQNFAFETTLSGRGYLRLVDRLMQSGWRVEMSYLALSNVQLSHDRVAERVAHGGHGIPTEAIERRFARSLYNLFELYAPRVSLTRCYLNSQDNPDLVFTQQGNHVEILDDAVYRHLRNEAGL from the coding sequence GTGGCTCAGTGTCAGACGTTTATCAACGCTGACCTGATCGCTGCTGGGCTCTCGCCCTTAAATCCCGAGCGCGAGCAGTTGGCGGCGTCAAGGCTGTATCTCGCGGAAATTGACCGATGCGAGCGCGCCTGTCAGAATTTCGCTTTCGAGACAACATTGTCCGGGCGCGGTTATCTGCGGCTGGTGGATCGCTTGATGCAAAGCGGCTGGCGAGTGGAGATGTCATACTTGGCCCTATCCAATGTGCAGCTGTCCCATGATCGGGTAGCAGAGCGTGTCGCGCACGGCGGCCATGGCATCCCGACTGAGGCAATTGAACGGCGCTTTGCCCGCAGCTTATACAACTTGTTTGAACTGTATGCCCCCAGGGTCAGCCTGACGCGCTGCTACCTGAACAGCCAGGACAATCCTGACCTTGTGTTTACTCAGCAGGGGAACCATGTTGAAATTCTTGATGACGCTGTTTATCGGCACCTACGCAATGAGGCGGGCCTATGA
- a CDS encoding tetrathionate reductase subunit A, with amino-acid sequence MSKNDKQDKPQDGARRKLLLRGGVAAGGLAAFAAGYGETVYKAGKGLVTGSAGVTPAHATRGNSLAPEFRIDPVTGMLSTQPGQIVSPSSCLGCWTQCGVRVRIDTKTNRILRVAGNPYHPLATTHPAPMETPVREVYAQLGGDNGLEGRATACARGSAMLEHQTSPHRVLQPLKRVGKRGEGRWQTISFEQLVQEVCEGGNLFGEGEVEGLRAVYDTQTPIDSDNPEYGPKSNQLLVTDASNEGRAQLLRRFASQSFGTVNVSNHGAYCGQSFRVGAAAALGDLPGMPHGKPDWKNASFGLFIGAAPAQSGNPFQRQGRELAEARARKENTFRYVVVSPILPTSSSLAAGSGNRWIGVKPASDLALAMGLIRWILDNERYDAQFLAQPGVAAMEAAGEASWSNATHLLINDPQHPRFGSYLRGTDLGWSLPTAAPTEPGKEPTAPADVFVVQRADGTLAPHTIPEAAALFVERMVDVPMSAQSSQPLAVCSALFKLREQARAKTLDEYAALCGVPRPEIEDLAREFTSHGKRAVADAHGGTMSGAGFYTAYAIAMLNTLVGNLNVQGGLVLDAGPFGPFGPGPRYNFADFKGKAKPRGVALSRNRFPYEKSSEFKRKKEAGQSPYPAKAPWYPAVGGLSSEMLAGALAGYPYKAKVWLNHMSNPVYAIAGFKNALLDAVKDPKKLPLIVSIDPFINETSALADYIVPDTVTYESWGISAPWADVIAKSSTVRWPVVTPAVALTASGAPVNVESFLFACAERLQLPGFGDHGMQDAQGNPCALKTAEDFFLRGLANMAFSGGKLVPPASDDDMLITGVNRYQEQLQTQLKDDEWRQVAMLMTRGGRFDKIEAAWKGSHIRKTHAPAQQVWSEDLAKMRHSMTGERLSGCPTWFPTRMADGSSMRQHYPEAQWPLLMTSYKSNLMSSMSIGVARLRQVHPHNPASVNRADAERLGLKNGDTIRISTPGGSMLATALVRDGIMPGAVAIEYGYGHTELGARTHMVDGTAQAHNPQHANGINLNELGFADPTRGDQRNVWIDWVSGAAVRQGLPARIERA; translated from the coding sequence ATGAGCAAGAACGACAAACAAGATAAGCCCCAGGACGGGGCACGCCGTAAGCTATTGCTGCGCGGCGGCGTGGCAGCGGGCGGCTTGGCCGCATTTGCGGCGGGTTACGGCGAAACAGTCTACAAGGCGGGCAAAGGCCTGGTGACCGGCAGTGCGGGCGTCACGCCTGCACACGCCACACGCGGCAATTCACTCGCGCCTGAGTTCCGGATTGACCCCGTGACAGGCATGCTCAGCACCCAGCCGGGGCAAATCGTCAGCCCCTCCAGCTGTCTGGGCTGCTGGACGCAATGCGGTGTGCGCGTGCGCATCGACACCAAAACCAACCGCATCCTGCGCGTCGCTGGCAACCCTTATCACCCGCTCGCCACCACGCACCCGGCCCCCATGGAAACCCCCGTGCGCGAAGTCTACGCCCAGCTTGGTGGCGACAACGGCCTAGAAGGCCGCGCTACCGCCTGCGCACGAGGCTCGGCCATGCTGGAACACCAGACCAGCCCGCACCGTGTGCTGCAACCGCTCAAACGCGTCGGCAAACGCGGCGAGGGCCGCTGGCAGACGATTTCGTTCGAGCAACTGGTGCAAGAGGTTTGCGAAGGGGGCAACCTGTTTGGAGAAGGTGAAGTCGAAGGGCTGCGCGCCGTCTATGACACCCAAACCCCCATTGATTCTGACAACCCCGAATATGGTCCAAAAAGCAATCAGCTATTGGTGACTGACGCTTCGAATGAAGGCCGCGCACAACTGCTGCGTCGTTTTGCCAGCCAATCATTCGGCACCGTGAACGTCAGCAATCATGGCGCTTACTGCGGCCAGAGCTTCCGCGTTGGCGCGGCTGCCGCGCTGGGCGATCTGCCCGGCATGCCGCATGGCAAGCCCGATTGGAAAAATGCGAGCTTTGGCTTGTTTATCGGCGCAGCGCCTGCGCAATCGGGCAATCCTTTCCAGCGGCAAGGCCGCGAACTCGCCGAAGCGCGTGCCCGCAAAGAAAATACCTTTCGCTACGTGGTCGTTTCGCCCATCCTGCCCACCTCATCGAGTTTGGCAGCGGGTAGCGGCAATCGTTGGATTGGCGTTAAACCCGCCAGCGATCTGGCGTTGGCGATGGGCTTGATCCGCTGGATTCTGGATAATGAGCGTTACGACGCGCAGTTTCTGGCACAGCCTGGTGTCGCTGCCATGGAAGCGGCTGGCGAGGCATCGTGGAGCAACGCCACCCACCTGCTGATTAACGACCCCCAGCACCCCCGTTTTGGCAGCTATCTACGTGGCACCGACCTGGGTTGGTCGCTGCCTACCGCTGCCCCCACTGAGCCAGGCAAGGAGCCGACGGCACCAGCCGATGTGTTCGTGGTGCAGCGCGCCGATGGCACGTTGGCGCCACACACCATACCCGAGGCCGCCGCCTTGTTCGTGGAACGCATGGTGGATGTGCCGATGTCCGCGCAATCCTCACAGCCCCTGGCCGTGTGTTCGGCACTGTTCAAGCTGCGCGAGCAAGCCCGAGCCAAGACGCTCGACGAATACGCTGCTTTATGCGGGGTGCCACGCCCCGAGATCGAAGATCTGGCCCGCGAATTCACCAGCCACGGCAAGCGCGCCGTCGCCGACGCGCATGGTGGCACCATGAGCGGTGCCGGCTTCTACACTGCCTATGCCATCGCCATGCTCAATACCCTGGTCGGCAACCTGAATGTACAAGGCGGACTGGTGCTGGATGCCGGTCCATTTGGCCCCTTTGGCCCTGGCCCACGCTATAACTTCGCCGACTTCAAGGGCAAGGCCAAGCCACGCGGCGTGGCACTGTCGCGCAACCGTTTCCCCTACGAAAAAAGCAGCGAATTCAAGCGCAAAAAAGAGGCTGGCCAATCGCCCTACCCCGCCAAGGCGCCCTGGTACCCGGCGGTGGGCGGCTTGAGCAGCGAAATGCTGGCTGGCGCGCTGGCGGGCTACCCCTACAAGGCCAAAGTGTGGCTGAACCACATGAGCAATCCGGTGTATGCCATCGCGGGCTTCAAGAACGCGCTGCTGGACGCCGTCAAAGATCCGAAAAAACTGCCGCTGATCGTCTCCATCGACCCTTTCATCAACGAGACCAGTGCGTTGGCCGACTACATCGTGCCGGATACGGTCACGTACGAAAGCTGGGGCATCTCGGCGCCTTGGGCCGATGTGATTGCCAAGTCGTCCACGGTGCGCTGGCCCGTGGTGACACCAGCCGTGGCGTTGACCGCCAGCGGCGCACCCGTCAATGTCGAGAGTTTTCTATTCGCCTGCGCGGAGCGCCTGCAACTGCCCGGCTTTGGTGATCATGGGATGCAAGACGCACAAGGCAACCCCTGTGCGCTGAAAACAGCCGAAGATTTCTTTCTGCGCGGGCTGGCCAATATGGCTTTTTCAGGCGGCAAACTTGTCCCGCCGGCCAGCGATGACGACATGCTGATCACGGGCGTCAATCGCTACCAAGAACAGTTGCAAACTCAGTTAAAAGACGATGAATGGCGTCAGGTGGCAATGCTGATGACCCGCGGCGGGCGCTTTGACAAGATCGAGGCTGCCTGGAAAGGATCGCATATCCGCAAGACCCATGCCCCCGCGCAGCAGGTCTGGAGCGAAGACCTGGCCAAGATGCGCCATTCGATGACCGGCGAACGCTTGAGTGGCTGTCCCACCTGGTTTCCCACGCGCATGGCCGATGGCAGCAGCATGCGTCAGCACTATCCCGAGGCGCAGTGGCCGCTCTTGATGACCTCGTATAAATCGAATCTGATGAGCTCGATGTCAATCGGCGTGGCGCGACTGCGCCAAGTGCATCCGCACAACCCAGCCTCGGTCAACCGCGCCGACGCCGAGCGCCTGGGCCTGAAAAACGGCGATACCATCCGCATCAGCACGCCCGGCGGCAGCATGCTGGCCACCGCCCTGGTCCGCGACGGCATCATGCCCGGCGCCGTCGCCATCGAATATGGCTACGGCCACACAGAGCTGGGCGCACGCACGCACATGGTGGACGGGACAGCGCAAGCGCACAATCCGCAGCATGCCAACGGCATCAATCTGAACGAGCTGGGCTTTGCCGACCCAACACGCGGCGACCAGCGTAACGTGTGGATCGACTGGGTATCAGGGGCGGCCGTGCGTCAGGGCCTGCCGGCGCGGATCGAGCGGGCATAA